One segment of Takifugu rubripes chromosome 5, fTakRub1.2, whole genome shotgun sequence DNA contains the following:
- the LOC101061032 gene encoding ran GTPase-activating protein 1-like isoform X1, giving the protein MATDIVAQLADSLAKTVVEEKELSYKGQGRKLDDAHSVEEIVKEIQDFDGLQALRLEGNTIGVEAAKTIAKALETKSEIKCCYWSDMFTGRLRSEIPAALISLGDSLMLAGARLTILDLSDNAFGPDGVKGIEKLLKSSACYTLQELRLNNCGMGVGGGKILAASLVECYEKSSKEGAPLSLKVFVAGRNRLENDGATALAQAFQMMGSLEEVHMPQNGINYPGITALAKAMQHNTGLRILNLNDNTFTEKGAVAMAQALKYLNSIQVINFGDCLVRPSGAVAIAESISEGQPILKELNLSFGEITEEAALEVARAIKDKSQLEKLDLNGNCLGVDGCKALIDSLESMNMAEVLGSLSDDDGEPDDDDDDDDDDEDDEEELGEEEIEEEEEEDDEDDKEEKTDSSIKQVSTPPSTRPPDVASFLSFPSPDKLLKLGDRRAMLIEEQVDVSDVTKTTEAFLKIASVYKEENSEVKAAVLDSIDNLLRKAFTSPSFQGYNFVSSLLVLLGLIKSEEKVKPVHVVPGHLQALEHVVRQDYFPQESVTVLQAFMSRNNKALESCGNARNSLQSTLQRIRPEG; this is encoded by the exons ATGGCGACAGACATCGTTGCACAGTTAGCCGACTCTCTGGCCAAGACTGTCGTAGAGGAAAAAGAGTTAAGTTACAAAGGCCAGGGGAGGAAGCTGGATGATGCCCATTCAG TGGAGGAGATTGTGAAGGAGATCCAGGACTTTGATGGTTTGCAGGCGCTCAGACTGGAGGGCAACACAATCGGGGTGGAGGCAGCTAAGACCATTGCTAAAGCCCTCGAGACAAAGAGCGAGATCAAG TGCTGTTACTGGAGCGACATGTTTACAGGTCGTCTGCGCTCTGAGATCCCCGCCGCCCTG ATTTCCCTTGGAGATTCTCTGATGCTGGCCGGTGCCCGGTTGACAATATTGGACCTCAGTGACAATGCGTTTGGACCAGATGGGGTGAAGGGCATTGAGAAGTTGCTGAAGAGCTCTGCTTGTTACACATTGCAGGAGTTACGTCTCAACAACTGCGGCATGGGCGTCGGGGGTGGAAAG ATCTTGGCTGCTTCATTGGTTGAATGCTATGAAAAATCCTCTAAAGAGGGCGCCCCCCTCAGCCTAAAGGTTTTTGTCGCAGGGAGGAACCGGCTGGAGAATGACGGCGCTACTGCCCTTGCCCAAGCCTTCCAG ATGATGGGCAGTCTAGAGGAAGTTCACATGCCTCAAAATGGTATCAATTATCCGGGTATAACAGCCTTGGCCAAAGCCATGCAGCACAACACAGGCCTCCGCATCCTCAACCTCAATGACAACACCTTCACTGAGAAGGGAGCTGTTGCTATGGCACAG GCTCTTAAATACCTGAACAGCATCCAGGTGATAAACTTTGGAGACTGTCTGGTGAGGCCCTCAGGAGCTGTAGCTATTGCAGAAAGCATCTCAGAGGGACAACCTATCCTCAAG GAGCTCAATCTGTCCTTTGGTGAAATTACAGAAGAAGCTGCCTTGGAGGTGGCACGTGCAATAAAGGACAAGAGCCAGCTGGAAAAACTGGATTTAAATG gcAACTGTCTAGGTGTGGATGGCTGCAAAGCTCTCATAGACTCCTTGGAAAGTATGAACATGGCTGAAGTTCTGGGATCGCTGAG CGACGATGATGGTGAgcccgatgatgatgatgacgacgacgacgacgatgaagatgatgaagaagaattGGGTGAGGAGGAAatagaggaagaagaggaagaagatgacgaagatgataaagaagaaaagacagacaGTAGCATAAAG CAGGTATCTACCCCTCCGTCTACTCGTCCACCAGACGTTGCCTCCTTCCTCAGCTTCCCGTCCCCAGACAAATTACTTAAATTAGGGGATCGGAGAGCAATGCTAATTGAGGAGCAG GTGGACGTATCAGATGTGACAAAAACAACGGAGGCTTTTCTTAAGATTGCATCTGTGTACAAAGAGGAGAATAGTGAAGTGAAGGCTGCAGTGTTGGACAGCATTG ATAATCTTCTAAGGAAAGCATTTACCTCACCATCCTTTCAAGGCTACAACTTTGTGTCGTCTTTGTTGGTGCTGCTTGGCCTCATCAAG AGTGAGGAAAAGGTGAAGCCTGTGCATGTGGTCCCGGGTCACCTCCAAGCACTGGAACATGTTGTTCGGCAGGACTACTTTCCTCAGGAGAGTGTGACAGTGCTGCAGGCCTTCATGTCCCG AAACAACAAGGCTCTGGAGTCCTGTGGAAACGCTCGAAACAGTCTCCAGTCAACACTGCAGAGAATCAGGCCTGAAGGCTGA
- the LOC101061032 gene encoding ran GTPase-activating protein 1-like isoform X2 — protein MATDIVAQLADSLAKTVVEEKELSYKGQGRKLDDAHSVEEIVKEIQDFDGLQALRLEGNTIGVEAAKTIAKALETKSEIKCCYWSDMFTGRLRSEIPAALISLGDSLMLAGARLTILDLSDNAFGPDGVKGIEKLLKSSACYTLQELRLNNCGMGVGGGKILAASLVECYEKSSKEGAPLSLKVFVAGRNRLENDGATALAQAFQMMGSLEEVHMPQNGINYPGITALAKAMQHNTGLRILNLNDNTFTEKGAVAMAQALKYLNSIQVINFGDCLVRPSGAVAIAESISEGQPILKELNLSFGEITEEAALEVARAIKDKSQLEKLDLNGNCLGVDGCKALIDSLESMNMAEVLGSLSDDDGEPDDDDDDDDDDEDDEEELGEEEIEEEEEEDDEDDKEEKTDSSIKVSTPPSTRPPDVASFLSFPSPDKLLKLGDRRAMLIEEQVDVSDVTKTTEAFLKIASVYKEENSEVKAAVLDSIDNLLRKAFTSPSFQGYNFVSSLLVLLGLIKSEEKVKPVHVVPGHLQALEHVVRQDYFPQESVTVLQAFMSRNNKALESCGNARNSLQSTLQRIRPEG, from the exons ATGGCGACAGACATCGTTGCACAGTTAGCCGACTCTCTGGCCAAGACTGTCGTAGAGGAAAAAGAGTTAAGTTACAAAGGCCAGGGGAGGAAGCTGGATGATGCCCATTCAG TGGAGGAGATTGTGAAGGAGATCCAGGACTTTGATGGTTTGCAGGCGCTCAGACTGGAGGGCAACACAATCGGGGTGGAGGCAGCTAAGACCATTGCTAAAGCCCTCGAGACAAAGAGCGAGATCAAG TGCTGTTACTGGAGCGACATGTTTACAGGTCGTCTGCGCTCTGAGATCCCCGCCGCCCTG ATTTCCCTTGGAGATTCTCTGATGCTGGCCGGTGCCCGGTTGACAATATTGGACCTCAGTGACAATGCGTTTGGACCAGATGGGGTGAAGGGCATTGAGAAGTTGCTGAAGAGCTCTGCTTGTTACACATTGCAGGAGTTACGTCTCAACAACTGCGGCATGGGCGTCGGGGGTGGAAAG ATCTTGGCTGCTTCATTGGTTGAATGCTATGAAAAATCCTCTAAAGAGGGCGCCCCCCTCAGCCTAAAGGTTTTTGTCGCAGGGAGGAACCGGCTGGAGAATGACGGCGCTACTGCCCTTGCCCAAGCCTTCCAG ATGATGGGCAGTCTAGAGGAAGTTCACATGCCTCAAAATGGTATCAATTATCCGGGTATAACAGCCTTGGCCAAAGCCATGCAGCACAACACAGGCCTCCGCATCCTCAACCTCAATGACAACACCTTCACTGAGAAGGGAGCTGTTGCTATGGCACAG GCTCTTAAATACCTGAACAGCATCCAGGTGATAAACTTTGGAGACTGTCTGGTGAGGCCCTCAGGAGCTGTAGCTATTGCAGAAAGCATCTCAGAGGGACAACCTATCCTCAAG GAGCTCAATCTGTCCTTTGGTGAAATTACAGAAGAAGCTGCCTTGGAGGTGGCACGTGCAATAAAGGACAAGAGCCAGCTGGAAAAACTGGATTTAAATG gcAACTGTCTAGGTGTGGATGGCTGCAAAGCTCTCATAGACTCCTTGGAAAGTATGAACATGGCTGAAGTTCTGGGATCGCTGAG CGACGATGATGGTGAgcccgatgatgatgatgacgacgacgacgacgatgaagatgatgaagaagaattGGGTGAGGAGGAAatagaggaagaagaggaagaagatgacgaagatgataaagaagaaaagacagacaGTAGCATAAAG GTATCTACCCCTCCGTCTACTCGTCCACCAGACGTTGCCTCCTTCCTCAGCTTCCCGTCCCCAGACAAATTACTTAAATTAGGGGATCGGAGAGCAATGCTAATTGAGGAGCAG GTGGACGTATCAGATGTGACAAAAACAACGGAGGCTTTTCTTAAGATTGCATCTGTGTACAAAGAGGAGAATAGTGAAGTGAAGGCTGCAGTGTTGGACAGCATTG ATAATCTTCTAAGGAAAGCATTTACCTCACCATCCTTTCAAGGCTACAACTTTGTGTCGTCTTTGTTGGTGCTGCTTGGCCTCATCAAG AGTGAGGAAAAGGTGAAGCCTGTGCATGTGGTCCCGGGTCACCTCCAAGCACTGGAACATGTTGTTCGGCAGGACTACTTTCCTCAGGAGAGTGTGACAGTGCTGCAGGCCTTCATGTCCCG AAACAACAAGGCTCTGGAGTCCTGTGGAAACGCTCGAAACAGTCTCCAGTCAACACTGCAGAGAATCAGGCCTGAAGGCTGA
- the LOC101061032 gene encoding ran GTPase-activating protein 1-like isoform X3, with product MATDIVAQLADSLAKTVVEEKELSYKGQGRKLDDAHSVEEIVKEIQDFDGLQALRLEGNTIGVEAAKTIAKALETKSEIKCCYWSDMFTGRLRSEIPAALISLGDSLMLAGARLTILDLSDNAFGPDGVKGIEKLLKSSACYTLQELRLNNCGMGVGGGKILAASLVECYEKSSKEGAPLSLKVFVAGRNRLENDGATALAQAFQMMGSLEEVHMPQNGINYPGITALAKAMQHNTGLRILNLNDNTFTEKGAVAMAQALKYLNSIQVINFGDCLVRPSGAVAIAESISEGQPILKELNLSFGEITEEAALEVARAIKDKSQLEKLDLNGNCLGVDGCKALIDSLESMNMAEVLGSLSDDDGEPDDDDDDDDDDEDDEEELGEEEIEEEEEEDDEDDKEEKTDSSIKQVSTPPSTRPPDVASFLSFPSPDKLLKLGDRRAMLIEEQVDVSDVTKTTEAFLKIASVYKEENSEVKAAVLDSIDNLLRKAFTSPSFQGYNFVSSLLVLLGLIKSEEKVKPVHVVPGHLQALEHVVRQDYFPQESVTVLQAFMSR from the exons ATGGCGACAGACATCGTTGCACAGTTAGCCGACTCTCTGGCCAAGACTGTCGTAGAGGAAAAAGAGTTAAGTTACAAAGGCCAGGGGAGGAAGCTGGATGATGCCCATTCAG TGGAGGAGATTGTGAAGGAGATCCAGGACTTTGATGGTTTGCAGGCGCTCAGACTGGAGGGCAACACAATCGGGGTGGAGGCAGCTAAGACCATTGCTAAAGCCCTCGAGACAAAGAGCGAGATCAAG TGCTGTTACTGGAGCGACATGTTTACAGGTCGTCTGCGCTCTGAGATCCCCGCCGCCCTG ATTTCCCTTGGAGATTCTCTGATGCTGGCCGGTGCCCGGTTGACAATATTGGACCTCAGTGACAATGCGTTTGGACCAGATGGGGTGAAGGGCATTGAGAAGTTGCTGAAGAGCTCTGCTTGTTACACATTGCAGGAGTTACGTCTCAACAACTGCGGCATGGGCGTCGGGGGTGGAAAG ATCTTGGCTGCTTCATTGGTTGAATGCTATGAAAAATCCTCTAAAGAGGGCGCCCCCCTCAGCCTAAAGGTTTTTGTCGCAGGGAGGAACCGGCTGGAGAATGACGGCGCTACTGCCCTTGCCCAAGCCTTCCAG ATGATGGGCAGTCTAGAGGAAGTTCACATGCCTCAAAATGGTATCAATTATCCGGGTATAACAGCCTTGGCCAAAGCCATGCAGCACAACACAGGCCTCCGCATCCTCAACCTCAATGACAACACCTTCACTGAGAAGGGAGCTGTTGCTATGGCACAG GCTCTTAAATACCTGAACAGCATCCAGGTGATAAACTTTGGAGACTGTCTGGTGAGGCCCTCAGGAGCTGTAGCTATTGCAGAAAGCATCTCAGAGGGACAACCTATCCTCAAG GAGCTCAATCTGTCCTTTGGTGAAATTACAGAAGAAGCTGCCTTGGAGGTGGCACGTGCAATAAAGGACAAGAGCCAGCTGGAAAAACTGGATTTAAATG gcAACTGTCTAGGTGTGGATGGCTGCAAAGCTCTCATAGACTCCTTGGAAAGTATGAACATGGCTGAAGTTCTGGGATCGCTGAG CGACGATGATGGTGAgcccgatgatgatgatgacgacgacgacgacgatgaagatgatgaagaagaattGGGTGAGGAGGAAatagaggaagaagaggaagaagatgacgaagatgataaagaagaaaagacagacaGTAGCATAAAG CAGGTATCTACCCCTCCGTCTACTCGTCCACCAGACGTTGCCTCCTTCCTCAGCTTCCCGTCCCCAGACAAATTACTTAAATTAGGGGATCGGAGAGCAATGCTAATTGAGGAGCAG GTGGACGTATCAGATGTGACAAAAACAACGGAGGCTTTTCTTAAGATTGCATCTGTGTACAAAGAGGAGAATAGTGAAGTGAAGGCTGCAGTGTTGGACAGCATTG ATAATCTTCTAAGGAAAGCATTTACCTCACCATCCTTTCAAGGCTACAACTTTGTGTCGTCTTTGTTGGTGCTGCTTGGCCTCATCAAG AGTGAGGAAAAGGTGAAGCCTGTGCATGTGGTCCCGGGTCACCTCCAAGCACTGGAACATGTTGTTCGGCAGGACTACTTTCCTCAGGAGAGTGTGACAGTGCTGCAGGCCTTCATGTCCCGGTAA